CGAGATAGGTTTAATGATGAATGGCTAGCATCATAGGAATTCCAACTAAGCATCAAGAATCAAGAGAAGGAAAGGGTCAATAGACATATAGAATAGTGCCAAGCCCTCCTTTGCGTTCTGGTGTCAGATTAGGCATGCTGCTATATATATGTTAAGTAGCAGAAAACAACAGCCACAAAAACAGCCACATTGGAAATATGCGGAGAAAATGCTATAATGGTGCAGGAACACAAATCAATTGTAAAATCAAATTGTTATTTGTAGATGGAAGGATGGCCGAGTGGTTGATGGCGCTGGTCTTGAAAACCAGTGTATCCTTTTAGGGTACCGGGGGTTCAAATCCCTCTCCTTCCGTTTTCTTTTGGGAGAGCAAGCCAACTGCTTGGTTTGCGTGGGGATTTGAAAGACGGAGACATGTCTGAGTTTCCCGAAGGGAAGGCGAAGACGGCGAGTCGGGGTCGCAAAAAATTCCCGTCAGGGAATTTATTTGTGACCAAATCCCTCTCCTTCCGTTTTCTTATTTGATAGGGGGATTTGAAAAAATACCGAACGAGTTTTCAACGGGGAAGTGCTGCTGCAGTTAAAATTCTTATAAGAAGCGGCCTCTCCTTACGCTTTTTATTTATAATACATTTGGAGGAATTCCATTGAATAGTTGTAAATGCAGCGTTAACCCTTGACAAAAGATATATAATTCATTATAATGAACATACGTTCAGTATAATGAACAGTGGGGCTGATATGAAAAGTGTATTTGTGCTTACAAATACGCAGAAGGTGTTAGATTGCTTAACAAAGCATCCGGGTGAGCAATTCCTTGCAAATGATATTCAAAATGAATTGAAAATCAGTAAGGGCGGGGTAAACCAGTCCTTGCGGGAATTGGCAAATGAGGATTTAATAAATAGAGATAAGAAGGGCAAGGTTTATCTATATTCTTTAAATCATTCTAATGCTATAGTAAAACAATTCAAAATATTGAAAAATATAGAATTAATATACGCTTTAGTGAATAAACTAAAAGACAAAAGTGAAAAAATCATTTTGTTTGGAAGTACATCAAGGGGAGAGGATTCCTCACAAAGCGACATTGACTTATTTATTTTAACAAAAGTTTCTGATGAAGTTTACAAGATATTTAATAAATATAAAACTAAAAGAAAAATTCAATTAATAGTCAGAAATACTGTTGAATACATGAAGATGGAAGATAAGGAAAAAGTATTTTTTGAAGAAATAAACAGAGGTGTCGTAATCTGGGAGAAGAAAGAATGAACCAGGAATTTTAAGACTGTTTGAAGAGGAATAAGATCCAGGATTTTTCAAGAGGAAAGGCGCTTGTAGAAAAGGAATTAAAGACGCAAAACAGGATTTTAACTCTGCCAAGGAAAGTTTTGAAAATAAAAATTATAAATGGGCTACTGTTCAATCATATTATTCAATGTTTCATTGTGCAAGGGCATTATTGTATATTGAGAATTTTAGAGAAAAAAGTCATTTCTGTTTAATTATAGCGATCAGGGCTTTGTATGTTGATAAAAAATTACTTCCGCACAGCCTAATCGAAAGTCTGCAAAAAGCGAAGATATTAAGAGAAAATGCCGATTATTATGATGATTGGTCGGAGAAAGCTGCAGAATCTTTGTTAAAATCAGCTGAGCAATTTATAGAAATAAGTAATAAACTGATTTCACAAAAGCAATAACATATTTTATTATTCAAAATCCTCTCTCCTTACGTACTTCGACTCACAGTTCGACAAGCTCACTGTTCGCTCACTAAAAGTTTTCTTTTTACAGGAATTTATGAATAAACTAAAATTAATTGAAAAAGAAGTTAGGGATAGGCTGTCAAGAATCCATGGCAGCCATGATTGGGAACATACTAAAAGAGTTTATAACATGGCATTGCATATAGGTAAAAAGGAGAAAGCGGATATTTTAATAATCAAACTTGCTGCCTTGCTTCATGACATAGCAAGAGACGAACAAGACAGGTCAAACGGGAAAATCTGCCATGCTAAAAAAGGGGCGGAGATAGCCCAAAAGATCCTAATAAAATATAAATTCAGCAAAGGTTTAATAGATCAAGTCCTTCATTGTATACAAGCTCACAGGTTTAGAGAAAAAACAAAACCGGATTCTTTAGAGGCAAAGGTATTGTTCGATTCCGATAAATTAGATTCTATCGGTGCGGTAGGTATAGCAAGAGCGTACCACTTTGCAGGAAGCCTGGGAGCAAAACTTCATAACAAGGATGTTGATATAGCTAAAACCAAATCATATTCAACGGATGATACCGGCTACAGGGAATATCTGGTAAAATTGAAATATATAAAAAATATAGTTTATACGAATGAAGGCAAAAGAATCGCAAGAGAAAGGCATAAGTTTATGGAAAGTTATTTTAACAGGCTTAATAAAGAGGTGGAAGGCAAACTTTAAATATGGGGCAGTTGCTTTCTTGATTACAGTGAGTAACAGTTTATGATTCCAGTGATACTTCGAAAGGCATTAATGCACTGGATTTTTGACAGGAACTAAACAAAAACCCCGATCAGAAAATGAATCCTGGTCGGGGTTTTTAGACTAACAAAGGTTGGTTATACTTTTCTTATATTAGCAGCTTTGGGCCCTTTATCTGATTCTACAATGTCAAATTCCACATTGTCGCCTTCAGCCAAAGATTTGAAACCCTCAGCCTTGACTTCAGAAAAATGTGCAAACACGTCCTTACTACCATCGTCGCAAGAAATAAAACCATAACCCTTCTTGTCATTGAACCATTTTACTTTGCCTTTTGCCATTAAAAACTCACCTGCCTTCTTACTACCCGGGAAAACCCAAAGGTATTTACTGAATTGCAAATCCCATCAAAAGCAGAATTAAAATGCAATTGGACCGGCAATTAGAAGTATTATAGGTAAAATTAATTATTTTGTCAAATATAGTTTAAAAAAAATTCTTTAAAAAAAACGAATAATTCTGGAAAAAATAAAATAAATATGATAAATTATAAGTGATAATTCTATTAAACTGGAGCCGAAAATGATAGAAAATAAAAGAAAATATGAAAGGCATAACTTAGAAATCCCTATAAAGATTCAATTAGGCGATATTGTTTTTGACAAAACAGAATATTTAAATGATATCAGCATGAGCGGGTTGTCTTTTAAATCCAAATCCCCTATTGATAAGGAAACAATAATTTATATAAAAATACCTCTTCTAAAGCCGGTCTTTGAAGCAAAGGGAAAAGTGGTATGGTGCAAAAAAGCAGAAGGATATTATAATGTAGGCATAAAGTTCATAGAAATAGCGGATTCTTTCAAGCTCAGGATGGTTGAGCAGATATGCCATATAGAAAAGTATAAAAAGGAAATATGCAAGAATGAAAACAGACAGGTAACCGGAGAAGAAGCAGCTCTTGAGTGGATAAGAAAGTATGCCAAATCCTTTCCGCATTATAAATAAAAATAAATTTTAATATTTATATAAGATATATATTAAATACCCTTTTTAGCATCAGAATAATAAAAAGGGTATTTCTATTTAAAAGTATTTGAAAATACAATGAATTTGTGGTCATAAAAAAAATCAGTAAAATTAGTATAAAAAACTTTGATTTTTTTTGTTAAATAAGGTATAATTTATATCGAAAACGAAGTTCCATGGCATTACACTTCATGCTGAGGTTTTTGCAAAGGGAGACGGCCATAGCATATTATCTTCGCATTCATTTACTGGCTTGTGCCCGGAATAATCTGCGAAGACGGATAAATTGTTAAAGGGGGCTTTATATGTTAAACTATGAATATTTAATCGCATTACTCCGAAATTACTTAAAAAACAGCTGGGTTAAAAGGTCTTTCATCCTTTTAGCCGGAATGAGCTTAACTGTCGGGATATATTCCGATATCGGCAATAACAAAATGTCAGCTATGACTAACGAGTTTTTTGAAAAAGCGGCACAGCAGAAGGACAAGAATAACGTTCAAAAAACATTACGCAAAGCAGAGAGGCTGTTTGAAAAGGCCGTGAGAAGTTATAACGGCGGTAACAGGCAGAAAGCCAATGAATATTATTGCAGGGCATTAGCTTCTCTTGCTCAGATTGACTTGGACCTTGTGATGCAGCATTCCTTGAACGAAGATTACCAGAACATTTTTAGTAAATTAAACAAATCGCTTAATACTCCCGAAGCGGCTCCAATTGAATCCCAGGGTGTAAAAAACTATACAATACCTATAGATAAAGATAATGAACTTGTAAAAAAGTATATGGAAATCTATTCTACAGGTGAAGGCAAAGAAAGGGTAAGAAAAGCTCTTGAGAGATCCGGAAAATACAGGGAAATGATACTTTCAGTGCTTCATGAATACAACCTTCCGGAAGAACTCCAGTATTTACCGATAGTTGAAAGCCTTTTTAATAACAATACATTATCAAGTGCCGGCGCTCTTGGGATTTGGCAAATAATGCCAAAAAGAGCAAGGGCCTTAAATTTAAAAGTGAACTATTGGGTAGATGAAAGAAAAGACCCTGAAAAAGCCACGCGTGCGGCAGCTCAATACCTGAAAGACCTCTATTTAATGTTCGATGATTGGCACCTTGCGCTCCAGGCCTATAACAGAGGAGAGTTCGGCCTGTCCAGGGACCTGGCTTATGCCAAAGCAACGAATATTTACCAGGTTAGCGACAGAAAAGCCGTACCGAAAGAAACAGAAAATTTTGTTCCTCAGTTTATGGTAGCCGCTTTTATAGGGGACAACTACAAGGAATACGGTTTTGGGGATATGGAGTTCGAAAAACCAATGGTCTATGATGAAGTTATAGTAAACAATGTCATAGATTTAAAGATCGTCGCACAATGTACCAGCACTACGCTTGAAAAAATAAAGGAGCTGAACCCGTCTTTGATGGCCTGGTGTACTCCGCATAACTATGACAATTTTAAATTAAAGCTTCCTGCCGGGACCAGAGATGAGTTTGTGGAAAAGATCGCAAAGGTAACAGACCTAAACCCTTCAGGCGGGTTTGTCAAGTATAAGGTCCAGAAAGGCGATTGTTTAAGCAAGATAGCAAAGAGGTTTTTTACTTCTATAAGCATATTAAAAACTGATAATAATATTAGAAAAGAAACAAAACTGCGCGAGAATCAGGTCCTGGTTGTCAGGCCGGGCAAGAAGTTTTTTGAAAAAAAGAATACCTAGTATAGAATTTAAAGATTCTGTATTTATGGTTCGACTTCGCTTACTATACTGAGCCTGTTGAAGCATTACACAGGTTTTAACTAAGATTACACAGATTACGTTGTCACCTGTATTTTTAATCTGTGTAATCATTTTTTTAATTTATGAATGCAAAAAGTTTTTGAAGGGATTAACCTGTAAAAAATGCCTAATTTAAAACCTAAGGTGTCGATAATCGGATGCGGTGCGGTAGGTACAAGATATGCCTATGCTTTAATGATAAAAGGGCTTGCCCGCCAGATAGTAATGGTTGACCCGAATAAAAAAAGGCTGGCAGGAGATGTCTTAGACCTCAGCCACGGCGCCCCGTATGTATCGAATGTCGATATAATAAACGGGGAATACTCTGATATAGCAAACTCCGAACTGGTAGTAATTACCGCAGGCAAGAGCACACTTCCCGGTCAATCCAGGCTTGACGTAGCTAAAGTAAACAGCGAACTTTTTAAGAAGATTATCCCTGATATAGTAAAATATGCTCCCGGTGCGGTCCTCCTGGTAGTATCAAACCCTGTCGATGTTCTTTCCTATGTGGCCTATAAAATATCCGGAAAAAACGAAAAAGAAATCATTGGTTCAGGTACGGTGCTTGATTCGGCCAGGCTCCGCTACCTTTTAGGAAAGGAGTGCAGGATAGACCCCAAAAGTATTCATGCCTATATACTGGGCGAGCACGGAGACAGCGAGTTTCCTGTCTGGAGCAGGGCCATGATCGGCGGCACTCTGTTCAAGAATTACTGCCTGGCATGTAAAGAAGCGCGTACCTGTAACCATGAAGAAAAACTTGAAAATATTTTTAACCAGGTCAAAAACTCTGCCTATAATATCATAGAGGATAAAGGAGAGACCTCTTACGGGGTTGGGCTCTCGCTGGTGAGGATTAGTCAAGGCATATTGCGCGACGAGAACTCAATTCATCCTGTATCTTATCTGGTAAAAGGTTATCTCGGGGTAAAAGATGTTTATATGAGCCTGCCTGCGATAGTTAATTCCGGAGGAGTACGGGAAGTATTGGAATTAGATTTAGACGAAAAAGAACAGCTGGCTTTTAAGAATTCCAGCCAGGCGATCAGGAAAGTTCTTAACGAAATCGGTTTTTAATCTTAAATAAATGGAGGGGCTTAGATCATGGCAGTGATAAAACCCTTTTGCGGGGTAAGGTACTTTGGAAGAGATATATCTAAGTTGGTTTGTCCGCCCTATGATATTATATCTGAGAAGGAGAAAAACGAACTAAAGAAAACCTCGCGCTTTAATCTGGTAAGGATTGAACTGCCGGACCAAACCCGGGGCAAAGACAAATATAAAAATGCGAAATTTCTGTTCAATGACTGGCTGCAAAAAGACATCTTGGAACAGGACACTAAGGAATCTTTTTATTTATATGAACAGTATTTCAAAGATAAGACTAAATTTAAATCAAGAAAAGGTTTTTTTGCTGCGCTAAAACTTGAAAACCCTCATAAAGGTGTTGTAAAACCTCATGAAAAAACACTGGCCAAGCCGAAGGAAGACAGGCTTAACCTGATCAGGGCTGTCCAGGCGAACATAAGCCCTATTTTCGGGCTTTTTAATGATGATAATAAAAGCTTAATAAAACTATGCGATAAAACAGCATCACAAAAAGCAACATCTTATGCTAAAGATAGCAGCGGGGTAACCCATAAGCTGTGGAAAATCGATGATGAAGCAGGCTTAAACCTGTTAAAAAAAGTTTTGAAGGGCCAGGATATTTTTATAGCCGATGGCCATCACAGGTATGAAACTGCATGGAATTACCTCAATGAAAGAAAAAAATCAGCGTCTTATAAAAAAGCTGCGGGGTATAATTATGTTTTGACATATCTTTGTTCCATGGAAGACCCCGGGCTGGTCGTCTGGCCGACACACAGGGTCTTTACCGCACCAAAAGATATCGAAGAAAATATAGCTAAATATTTTAATATTTTGCCAAAAAACAAGTTCATGAAATTATCTTTAAAAACACCCCAGCCGATCCTTATTTACTATAAAGGGAAATCAAGGGCCTTGGCTGTAAAGAATGAGCGTATCCTGAAAAAAGCAATGCCCGATAAATGCAAAGCTTATCAGGAACTGGGGGTAAGCATATTGCACAATGTGTTATTAAAGGACCTTCAGGCAGAAGACCTTACGTATTTAAAAAGCGAAAAGGAAGCATATAAGCTTGCGGACAAAAAAGGAAATATGGCGGCGATAGTCCCGGCAACGCCTGTAAAATCCGTAAAAGAAATTGCCCTTGCAGGCCAGACAATGCCTCAGAAGTCAACATATTTTTATCCTAAAGTAATAACCGGCATGGTCATTAATAGGTTTTAAAACTATATGGCAGGAGAATTTTAATGAATATTTTTGATCTGGCAGTAGTTGCCTTGTTGGCTGCGAGCATATATTTTGGATACAAAACCGGGATTATAACAAGTTTTTTTTATGTTTTAAGCGGGTTTATAGGTATGTGGGCGGCTCAGGAGTTTGTAAATGAGCCAAAACTTAATTATTATCTCGTTTTTCTGGCAAGTGCAGGAGTGGTGATCCTTGTAGGTTTTTTTATAAGTCATTTGA
This genomic window from Candidatus Liberimonas magnetica contains:
- a CDS encoding nucleotidyltransferase domain-containing protein; the protein is MKSVFVLTNTQKVLDCLTKHPGEQFLANDIQNELKISKGGVNQSLRELANEDLINRDKKGKVYLYSLNHSNAIVKQFKILKNIELIYALVNKLKDKSEKIILFGSTSRGEDSSQSDIDLFILTKVSDEVYKIFNKYKTKRKIQLIVRNTVEYMKMEDKEKVFFEEINRGVVIWEKKE
- a CDS encoding HEPN domain-containing protein, yielding MKDAKQDFNSAKESFENKNYKWATVQSYYSMFHCARALLYIENFREKSHFCLIIAIRALYVDKKLLPHSLIESLQKAKILRENADYYDDWSEKAAESLLKSAEQFIEISNKLISQKQ
- a CDS encoding HD domain-containing protein → MNKLKLIEKEVRDRLSRIHGSHDWEHTKRVYNMALHIGKKEKADILIIKLAALLHDIARDEQDRSNGKICHAKKGAEIAQKILIKYKFSKGLIDQVLHCIQAHRFREKTKPDSLEAKVLFDSDKLDSIGAVGIARAYHFAGSLGAKLHNKDVDIAKTKSYSTDDTGYREYLVKLKYIKNIVYTNEGKRIARERHKFMESYFNRLNKEVEGKL
- a CDS encoding cold-shock protein → MAKGKVKWFNDKKGYGFISCDDGSKDVFAHFSEVKAEGFKSLAEGDNVEFDIVESDKGPKAANIRKV
- a CDS encoding PilZ domain-containing protein → MIENKRKYERHNLEIPIKIQLGDIVFDKTEYLNDISMSGLSFKSKSPIDKETIIYIKIPLLKPVFEAKGKVVWCKKAEGYYNVGIKFIEIADSFKLRMVEQICHIEKYKKEICKNENRQVTGEEAALEWIRKYAKSFPHYK
- a CDS encoding transglycosylase SLT domain-containing protein; this translates as MLNYEYLIALLRNYLKNSWVKRSFILLAGMSLTVGIYSDIGNNKMSAMTNEFFEKAAQQKDKNNVQKTLRKAERLFEKAVRSYNGGNRQKANEYYCRALASLAQIDLDLVMQHSLNEDYQNIFSKLNKSLNTPEAAPIESQGVKNYTIPIDKDNELVKKYMEIYSTGEGKERVRKALERSGKYREMILSVLHEYNLPEELQYLPIVESLFNNNTLSSAGALGIWQIMPKRARALNLKVNYWVDERKDPEKATRAAAQYLKDLYLMFDDWHLALQAYNRGEFGLSRDLAYAKATNIYQVSDRKAVPKETENFVPQFMVAAFIGDNYKEYGFGDMEFEKPMVYDEVIVNNVIDLKIVAQCTSTTLEKIKELNPSLMAWCTPHNYDNFKLKLPAGTRDEFVEKIAKVTDLNPSGGFVKYKVQKGDCLSKIAKRFFTSISILKTDNNIRKETKLRENQVLVVRPGKKFFEKKNT
- a CDS encoding L-lactate dehydrogenase, translated to MPNLKPKVSIIGCGAVGTRYAYALMIKGLARQIVMVDPNKKRLAGDVLDLSHGAPYVSNVDIINGEYSDIANSELVVITAGKSTLPGQSRLDVAKVNSELFKKIIPDIVKYAPGAVLLVVSNPVDVLSYVAYKISGKNEKEIIGSGTVLDSARLRYLLGKECRIDPKSIHAYILGEHGDSEFPVWSRAMIGGTLFKNYCLACKEARTCNHEEKLENIFNQVKNSAYNIIEDKGETSYGVGLSLVRISQGILRDENSIHPVSYLVKGYLGVKDVYMSLPAIVNSGGVREVLELDLDEKEQLAFKNSSQAIRKVLNEIGF
- a CDS encoding DUF1015 domain-containing protein, whose protein sequence is MAVIKPFCGVRYFGRDISKLVCPPYDIISEKEKNELKKTSRFNLVRIELPDQTRGKDKYKNAKFLFNDWLQKDILEQDTKESFYLYEQYFKDKTKFKSRKGFFAALKLENPHKGVVKPHEKTLAKPKEDRLNLIRAVQANISPIFGLFNDDNKSLIKLCDKTASQKATSYAKDSSGVTHKLWKIDDEAGLNLLKKVLKGQDIFIADGHHRYETAWNYLNERKKSASYKKAAGYNYVLTYLCSMEDPGLVVWPTHRVFTAPKDIEENIAKYFNILPKNKFMKLSLKTPQPILIYYKGKSRALAVKNERILKKAMPDKCKAYQELGVSILHNVLLKDLQAEDLTYLKSEKEAYKLADKKGNMAAIVPATPVKSVKEIALAGQTMPQKSTYFYPKVITGMVINRF